Proteins encoded together in one Altererythrobacter epoxidivorans window:
- the gatB gene encoding Asp-tRNA(Asn)/Glu-tRNA(Gln) amidotransferase subunit GatB: MSSYRIQGATGEWEVVIGLEVHAQVTSHAKLFSGASTAFGAEPNCNVSLIDAAMPGMLPVPNRECIRQAVRTGMAIEAQINKYSRFDRKNYFYADLPQGYQISQLYHPIVGEGALTIEADEKAGIPEDKVIGIERIHVEQDAGKLMHDQHPTMSYVDLNRCGVALMEIVSRPDMRSPAEAGAYVRKLRTILRYVGSCDGNMEEGSMRADVNVSVRRPGEEFGTRTETKNVNSVRFVMQTIEHEANRQVDLIESGGTVVQETRLFDPNTGTTRSMRSKEDAHDYRYFPDPDLLPLELEDSFLDECRASLPELPDAKRARYENELGLSEYNARELTAEVETFARFETLLAATAKAIGKDEKSVATQVANWALSVAPGVAKSLGDEADMSNATAEAQAGILAMQDKGEISGGQAKEIYEIVLKTGREPGEIADSEGLKQVSDTGAIEAAIDEIIANNGDKVEEYRGGKDKLFGFFVGQTMKAMQGKANPAVVNQILKDKLG, translated from the coding sequence ATGAGTAGCTACCGGATCCAGGGTGCAACGGGCGAATGGGAGGTCGTGATCGGCCTCGAGGTCCATGCTCAGGTCACTTCGCATGCGAAGCTGTTTTCGGGCGCTTCGACGGCGTTCGGCGCCGAACCCAATTGCAATGTTTCCCTGATCGACGCGGCCATGCCCGGCATGCTGCCGGTGCCCAATCGCGAATGTATCCGCCAGGCGGTTCGCACCGGCATGGCGATCGAAGCGCAGATCAACAAATACAGCCGTTTCGATCGCAAAAACTACTTCTATGCCGATCTTCCGCAGGGCTACCAGATCAGCCAGCTCTATCACCCGATCGTGGGTGAAGGCGCGCTGACCATCGAAGCCGACGAGAAGGCTGGCATCCCTGAAGACAAGGTCATCGGGATCGAGCGTATCCATGTCGAACAGGACGCGGGTAAGCTGATGCACGACCAGCATCCGACCATGTCCTATGTCGATTTGAACCGCTGCGGCGTTGCCCTGATGGAAATCGTCAGCCGGCCCGACATGCGCTCGCCGGCAGAGGCGGGTGCCTATGTCCGCAAGCTGCGCACCATCCTGCGCTATGTCGGCAGCTGCGACGGCAATATGGAAGAAGGCTCCATGCGCGCCGACGTCAATGTGTCGGTCCGCCGCCCGGGCGAGGAATTCGGCACGCGCACCGAAACCAAGAACGTGAACTCGGTCCGCTTCGTCATGCAGACGATCGAACACGAAGCGAACCGCCAGGTCGACCTGATCGAAAGCGGCGGCACGGTGGTACAGGAAACCCGCCTGTTCGACCCGAACACCGGCACCACACGTTCGATGCGGAGCAAGGAAGACGCGCACGATTACCGCTACTTCCCCGATCCAGACCTGCTGCCGCTCGAACTGGAAGATTCCTTCCTCGACGAATGCCGCGCCTCGCTCCCCGAACTGCCCGATGCCAAGCGTGCGCGTTACGAGAACGAACTGGGTCTCAGCGAATACAACGCGCGCGAACTGACGGCCGAGGTCGAAACTTTCGCACGCTTCGAAACGCTGCTTGCCGCAACTGCCAAGGCTATCGGCAAGGACGAGAAGTCTGTCGCCACGCAGGTCGCCAACTGGGCATTGTCGGTCGCACCGGGCGTCGCCAAGTCGCTGGGCGACGAGGCCGACATGAGCAATGCGACTGCCGAAGCGCAGGCCGGCATCCTGGCGATGCAGGACAAGGGCGAAATTTCGGGCGGACAGGCCAAGGAAATCTACGAAATCGTCCTCAAGACCGGTCGTGAACCGGGTGAAATCGCAGATAGCGAGGGCCTCAAGCAGGTCAGCGACACTGGCGCGATCGAAGCGGCTATCGACGAGATCATCGCCAACAATGGCGACAAGGTCGAGGAATACCGCGGCGGCAAGGACAAACTGTTCGGCTTCTTCGTCGGCCAGACGATGAAGGCGATGCAGGGCAAGGCCAACCCGGCAGTGGTGAACCAGATCCTGAAGGACAAGCTGGGGTAG
- a CDS encoding glycosyltransferase — translation MSPSPDVLVWLPHSYAARGPAESCVRLLEGVADAGLAPRMHLVRTRKPIPTGIDVRAALSANFRHVPYRLVARRGLERLKQQYAAAIDEARPGTVTWFWPGVPIDLVERAKRRGLVTVREMINSPLAHAKPLLDAAYAGVGLVPSHGITGAMVEAENAELKLYDYIFSSNAEVDAALWELGIRAERILQTSFGWSAARIGGGSQITRKPVGFRAVFLGSVGVRKGVPELLEAWKQANIDGQLVLAGPIEKAIRPLIAPYRTDSSIQFAGPVSDVSRLLQTADLFVFPTREEGGPQVTCEAAAFGLPILTTPMGAGRLVEDGRNGVIIEPGEVDALAGAIRRLASDAGLRKRLGDAARDASAGFEYGAIGRERAELLQGLVRK, via the coding sequence ATGTCACCTTCGCCGGACGTGCTCGTCTGGCTCCCGCATTCCTATGCGGCGCGAGGGCCGGCGGAAAGCTGCGTCCGCTTGCTGGAAGGCGTAGCCGATGCAGGGCTCGCGCCTCGGATGCATCTCGTAAGGACGCGAAAGCCGATCCCTACGGGCATCGACGTGCGCGCTGCTCTGTCCGCGAATTTTCGGCACGTCCCGTACCGACTGGTGGCAAGGCGAGGCCTGGAAAGGCTGAAGCAACAATACGCAGCGGCAATCGATGAAGCCCGCCCGGGCACGGTCACATGGTTCTGGCCGGGCGTGCCGATCGATCTGGTCGAGCGCGCAAAACGCCGCGGCCTCGTGACCGTGCGAGAGATGATCAACAGCCCGCTGGCCCATGCTAAGCCCTTGCTCGATGCTGCCTATGCCGGGGTCGGGCTTGTGCCATCGCACGGCATCACAGGCGCCATGGTCGAGGCCGAGAATGCAGAGCTGAAGCTCTACGACTATATTTTCTCATCGAACGCAGAGGTCGATGCTGCCCTGTGGGAGCTCGGCATCCGGGCCGAGCGCATCCTGCAGACGAGCTTCGGCTGGAGCGCGGCGCGGATCGGAGGTGGTTCGCAGATAACTCGCAAGCCGGTCGGATTCCGGGCCGTGTTCCTCGGCAGTGTCGGAGTTCGCAAGGGCGTGCCCGAGCTTCTTGAGGCTTGGAAACAGGCCAATATCGATGGCCAGCTGGTGCTGGCTGGACCGATCGAAAAGGCCATTCGTCCCTTGATCGCGCCCTATCGTACGGATTCCAGCATCCAATTCGCCGGACCGGTCAGCGATGTCTCTCGACTGCTGCAAACCGCCGATTTGTTCGTCTTCCCGACGCGGGAGGAAGGCGGGCCGCAGGTCACCTGCGAGGCGGCAGCGTTCGGCCTCCCGATCCTCACGACACCGATGGGGGCGGGGCGGCTGGTCGAAGATGGCCGGAATGGCGTGATCATCGAGCCCGGCGAGGTCGACGCGCTCGCAGGTGCGATCAGGCGTCTCGCGTCTGATGCCGGATTGCGCAAGCGGCTCGGCGATGCGGCACGTGATGCCTCTGCCGGTTTCGAATACGGTGCTATCGGCAGGGAACGGGCGGAATTGCTGCAGGGATTGGTTCGAAAGTGA
- the gatA gene encoding Asp-tRNA(Asn)/Glu-tRNA(Gln) amidotransferase subunit GatA yields the protein MTDFTQLGVKAIRDGVAGGDFTAREVAEAFNAAVAEAAELNAFIVTTPDHALAAADATDAKRAKGEPLGKMGGVPIGMKDLFATKGVQTTAASHILEGFDPEYESTVSQNLWDAGAGMLGKLNLDQFAMGSSNETSYFGNVNSPWKKEGTNAAMSPGGSSGGSSSAVAARIAPAATGTDTGGSIRQPAAFTGICGIKPTYGRCSRWGVVAFASSLDQAGPMARSIEDCAIMLEAMAGFDPKDSTSLDMPVPEWEAGLNADLKGKKVGIPREYMMDGTDEAILKSWEQGKEWLRDAGAEIVDISLPHTKYALPAYYIVAPAEASSNLARYDGVRYGLRDLPDGAGLQDMYAATRAAGFGDEVKRRILIGTYVLSAGFYDAYYNQAQKVRALVARDFENAWAECDVILAPTTPTPSFPLGSLNEDPLTMYLNDVFAVPASLAGLPAMSVPAMMTDDGLPLGLQLVGKPFDEQGVLNAGLAIQQRANFTAQPEKWW from the coding sequence ATGACCGATTTTACCCAGCTTGGCGTGAAGGCCATCCGTGACGGCGTGGCCGGCGGCGACTTTACCGCACGCGAAGTGGCGGAAGCTTTCAACGCGGCCGTGGCCGAAGCCGCCGAACTGAATGCTTTCATCGTTACGACGCCGGATCATGCGCTCGCCGCTGCCGACGCGACCGATGCGAAGCGCGCCAAGGGCGAACCGCTCGGCAAGATGGGCGGCGTGCCGATCGGCATGAAGGACCTGTTCGCGACCAAGGGCGTCCAGACGACCGCTGCGAGCCACATCCTCGAAGGTTTCGATCCCGAATACGAAAGTACCGTCTCGCAGAACTTGTGGGATGCAGGTGCGGGCATGCTGGGCAAGCTCAACCTCGACCAGTTCGCGATGGGTTCGTCGAACGAGACGAGCTATTTCGGCAACGTCAATTCACCGTGGAAGAAAGAGGGCACCAACGCCGCGATGAGCCCGGGCGGTTCGTCGGGCGGTTCGTCCTCTGCAGTTGCAGCCCGTATCGCGCCGGCCGCTACCGGCACCGATACCGGCGGCTCGATCCGCCAGCCCGCCGCCTTCACCGGCATTTGCGGCATCAAGCCCACTTATGGCCGTTGCAGCCGCTGGGGCGTTGTCGCCTTCGCCAGCAGTCTCGACCAGGCCGGCCCGATGGCGCGCAGCATCGAAGACTGCGCGATCATGCTCGAGGCGATGGCCGGTTTCGATCCGAAGGATTCGACCTCGCTCGACATGCCGGTTCCCGAATGGGAAGCCGGTCTGAACGCCGACCTGAAGGGCAAGAAGGTCGGGATCCCGCGCGAATACATGATGGACGGCACGGACGAAGCCATCCTCAAGAGCTGGGAACAGGGCAAGGAATGGCTGCGCGATGCAGGCGCAGAGATCGTCGATATCTCGCTGCCGCATACCAAGTATGCGCTGCCTGCCTATTACATCGTCGCCCCGGCAGAAGCCTCGTCGAACCTCGCTCGCTATGACGGCGTGCGTTACGGTCTGCGCGATCTTCCCGACGGCGCAGGACTGCAGGACATGTACGCGGCGACCCGCGCCGCCGGTTTCGGTGACGAGGTAAAGCGCCGCATCCTGATCGGCACCTATGTGCTTTCGGCCGGTTTCTACGACGCATATTACAACCAGGCACAGAAGGTCCGCGCACTGGTTGCGCGCGATTTCGAGAACGCCTGGGCCGAATGCGACGTGATCCTTGCGCCGACGACGCCGACGCCCAGCTTCCCGCTGGGTTCGCTCAACGAAGATCCGCTGACGATGTATCTCAACGACGTCTTCGCCGTCCCCGCGTCGCTGGCCGGGCTTCCGGCGATGAGCGTGCCGGCAATGATGACGGACGACGGCCTGCCGCTCGGGCTGCAGCTGGTTGGCAAGCCGTTCGACGAGCAGGGCGTGCTCAATGCAGGTCTCGCGATACAACAGCGTGCCAACTTCACCGCCCAGCCGGAGAAGTGGTGGTAA
- the gatC gene encoding Asp-tRNA(Asn)/Glu-tRNA(Gln) amidotransferase subunit GatC: MSVDRATVAKIAGLARIRMDDEQLDRMVPELNNILAWVEQLGEVDTSGVEPMTAVIPNTLRLRDDVVDADPKTGGNRRDDILANAPVAEHGFFGVPKVIE, translated from the coding sequence ATGTCGGTTGACAGGGCTACCGTGGCGAAGATCGCCGGGCTGGCGCGCATCAGGATGGACGACGAACAGCTCGACCGGATGGTGCCGGAACTCAACAATATCCTCGCCTGGGTCGAGCAACTGGGTGAAGTCGATACCTCGGGTGTCGAGCCGATGACGGCCGTGATCCCGAATACGTTGCGCCTGCGCGACGATGTCGTCGATGCAGACCCCAAGACCGGCGGCAATCGCCGCGACGATATTCTGGCGAATGCGCCGGTTGCCGAACACGGCTTCTTCGGCGTTCCCAAGGTGATTGAATAA
- a CDS encoding FKBP-type peptidyl-prolyl cis-trans isomerase, with translation MAEVTRVPLQPIEKGSLTKLWLGVIVAILIGAGIAWAAMPKGVSVDTLVEGTGPNPGPEDVVFVKYVGKLADGTEFDKSQDIPLPIEGIFPAGNPLPLDQMVEGFRTGAMQMQKGGKYELFIPAELGYGATPPEGAPIPPNSDLYFDVELVDFMTREDFQRRINMLQQMMQQESGAMQQGQQAPQQGQ, from the coding sequence ATGGCCGAAGTTACCCGTGTTCCGTTGCAGCCGATCGAAAAGGGCTCGCTTACCAAGCTTTGGCTCGGCGTCATCGTCGCGATTCTGATCGGGGCGGGCATTGCGTGGGCCGCCATGCCCAAGGGCGTGAGCGTGGACACACTCGTAGAAGGCACCGGCCCCAATCCCGGCCCTGAAGATGTGGTCTTCGTGAAATATGTCGGCAAGCTCGCCGACGGGACCGAGTTCGACAAGTCGCAGGACATCCCCCTGCCGATCGAAGGCATCTTCCCCGCAGGCAATCCGCTGCCGCTCGACCAGATGGTCGAAGGTTTCCGTACCGGCGCGATGCAGATGCAAAAGGGCGGCAAGTACGAACTCTTCATTCCGGCAGAACTCGGATATGGTGCGACGCCGCCCGAAGGCGCCCCGATCCCGCCGAACAGCGACCTCTATTTCGATGTCGAGCTGGTCGATTTCATGACCCGCGAAGACTTCCAGCGCCGCATCAACATGCTCCAGCAGATGATGCAGCAGGAAAGCGGCGCAATGCAGCAAGGGCAACAGGCACCGCAACAGGGCCAATAG
- the rpsU gene encoding 30S ribosomal protein S21 has protein sequence MQIIVRDNNVDQALRALKKKLQREGVYREMKLRRHFEKPSEKRAREKAAAVRRARKLERKRMERDGIK, from the coding sequence ATGCAGATCATCGTCCGCGATAACAACGTCGACCAGGCTCTCCGCGCGCTTAAGAAGAAGCTGCAGCGTGAGGGGGTGTATCGCGAGATGAAGCTGCGTCGTCACTTCGAAAAGCCGAGCGAAAAGCGCGCCCGTGAAAAGGCTGCTGCCGTTCGTCGCGCTCGCAAGCTTGAGCGCAAGCGGATGGAACGCGACGGCATCAAGTAA
- the crcB gene encoding fluoride efflux transporter CrcB: MSVTSPLFASATVAIGGAVGAVSRYQLGRAITAWLGPLTVSAFPWATLAANVIGSLAMGLLAGWLARHGDLGSDQIRLFVGVGLLGGFTTFSAFSLELMVLIERGDAALALAYAAVSVLAGLTALYIGLIVMRIAA, encoded by the coding sequence ATGTCAGTTACTTCCCCCCTCTTCGCTTCTGCAACAGTCGCCATCGGCGGTGCTGTCGGGGCCGTTTCGCGCTACCAGCTGGGCCGCGCGATCACGGCCTGGCTCGGCCCGTTGACGGTTAGCGCATTTCCCTGGGCGACCCTTGCCGCCAATGTCATCGGCAGCCTCGCCATGGGCCTGCTGGCCGGTTGGCTCGCGCGGCATGGCGATTTGGGTAGCGACCAGATTCGCCTGTTCGTCGGGGTTGGCCTGCTGGGCGGGTTCACCACCTTCAGCGCGTTCAGCCTCGAACTGATGGTTTTGATAGAGCGCGGCGATGCCGCACTGGCGCTCGCCTATGCCGCAGTGTCGGTCCTCGCGGGCCTGACGGCACTTTATATCGGGCTGATCGTCATGAGGATTGCCGCCTGA
- a CDS encoding RluA family pseudouridine synthase: protein MSNEVRQFTIAEDDDGIRIDRWFKRNLPQIGFGTVSKWARTGQIRVDGKRVKPDDRLATGQVLRVPPGGEQQGAKKTSQRRELTEEELSEAQDMVIKTTKSAIVLNKPPGLATQGGSKTFKHVDGLLDAYHTDDEPRPRLVHRLDKDTSGVLLIARTPGSAASYSKRFSGRSARKVYWALVVGVPEVSEGTIDAPLAKQPGTGGEKMHVDEENGQRAVTRYRIVERAGNRAAWVELEPLTGRTHQLRVHLAAIGHPILGDGKYGGQDAFLTGAVSRKMHLHARRLVISEPGGGKLDVTADLPEHFAATMDVLGFDLSLSNAEPLKGDEAPERTPAEKKQAARAHAKQYRKARRGERRTRTVSKTTAKKAKPKGGPKGKKR from the coding sequence ATGTCCAACGAAGTCCGCCAGTTCACCATCGCTGAAGACGATGACGGCATCCGCATTGATCGCTGGTTCAAGCGCAACCTGCCGCAGATCGGTTTCGGCACGGTCTCCAAATGGGCGCGTACCGGCCAGATCCGCGTCGATGGCAAGCGTGTGAAGCCCGACGACCGTCTTGCCACCGGCCAGGTCCTTCGCGTGCCTCCGGGCGGCGAACAGCAAGGTGCCAAGAAGACCTCCCAGCGCCGCGAGCTTACCGAAGAAGAACTGTCGGAAGCGCAGGACATGGTCATCAAGACCACGAAGTCCGCAATCGTCCTCAACAAGCCGCCGGGGCTCGCCACTCAGGGTGGCAGCAAGACATTCAAGCATGTCGATGGCCTGCTCGACGCCTATCACACCGACGACGAACCGCGCCCGCGCCTGGTCCACCGGCTCGACAAGGATACGAGCGGCGTCCTGCTGATCGCGCGCACTCCGGGCAGCGCGGCGAGCTATTCGAAACGGTTTTCGGGGCGCAGCGCGCGCAAGGTCTATTGGGCGCTGGTGGTCGGCGTTCCCGAAGTATCGGAGGGGACGATCGATGCCCCGCTCGCCAAGCAGCCGGGCACCGGCGGCGAGAAGATGCATGTCGACGAGGAAAACGGCCAGCGCGCTGTAACCCGCTATCGCATAGTCGAGCGTGCCGGTAACCGTGCGGCCTGGGTTGAACTCGAACCGTTGACTGGGCGCACGCACCAGCTACGTGTCCACCTTGCAGCCATCGGGCATCCGATCCTGGGTGACGGCAAATACGGCGGGCAGGATGCTTTCCTGACCGGCGCAGTCAGCCGCAAGATGCATCTTCATGCGCGCCGGCTCGTCATTTCGGAGCCGGGCGGCGGCAAGCTGGACGTGACCGCAGACTTGCCGGAGCATTTTGCCGCGACGATGGACGTCCTCGGCTTCGACCTTTCGCTCAGCAATGCCGAACCGCTCAAAGGCGACGAAGCGCCCGAGCGCACCCCGGCGGAAAAGAAGCAGGCCGCGCGCGCCCATGCCAAGCAATATCGCAAGGCCCGCCGCGGCGAGAGGCGGACCAGAACGGTATCGAAGACAACAGCCAAGAAGGCCAAGCCCAAGGGCGGTCCGAAAGGCAAGAAGCGCTAA
- a CDS encoding FMN-binding negative transcriptional regulator has protein sequence MHPNPLFRSEDRELQEMLIDQIGFGMVFCTTPDGPRVAHTPLLSTGDGAIQFHLARGNALSRHLDGATALVTINGPDAYVSPRWYDNRDTVPTWDYVALELEGRVRKMDEDGVEALLHALIERHETRVEGERWRAEESSEATWNGLRKGIVGFELEIQARRPTFKLSQKRTDHERERIALGLELSGSPALAHLMRTLAK, from the coding sequence ATGCATCCCAACCCGCTATTTCGCAGCGAAGATCGCGAATTGCAGGAAATGCTGATCGACCAGATCGGGTTCGGCATGGTTTTCTGCACCACGCCCGACGGGCCGCGCGTTGCGCACACCCCACTTCTTTCCACCGGCGACGGGGCGATCCAGTTCCACCTCGCAAGGGGCAACGCCCTCAGCCGCCATCTCGACGGTGCGACCGCCCTGGTGACGATCAACGGTCCCGACGCTTATGTCAGCCCGCGCTGGTACGACAATCGCGATACGGTTCCGACCTGGGACTATGTCGCGCTCGAACTTGAAGGCCGTGTGCGCAAGATGGACGAGGACGGCGTCGAAGCCCTGCTCCATGCGCTGATCGAGCGGCACGAAACCCGGGTCGAGGGCGAACGCTGGCGGGCAGAGGAATCGAGCGAGGCAACCTGGAACGGGCTGCGCAAGGGGATCGTCGGTTTCGAGCTGGAGATCCAGGCGCGGCGACCGACCTTCAAGCTGTCGCAGAAGCGCACCGATCACGAGCGTGAGAGGATTGCGCTCGGCCTCGAGCTTTCCGGCAGCCCGGCGCTGGCGCATTTGATGCGAACGCTCGCGAAATGA
- a CDS encoding HAD-IA family hydrolase translates to MTRLAVFDCDGTLVDGQADVCQAMGEAFAMADMEAPDMNEVRRIVGLSLPVAIRRLVADVEDQAVSELVANYKQAFFARREAGRLNEPLYDGILPLLHRLHDDGWQLAVATGKSDRGLFACLEGHGIREMFVSLQTADRHPSKPHPAMLEAALFEAGASPSEAVMIGDTTFDIHMARDANVKAIGVAWGYHTPAELTEAGAAAVAKDAAHLGEIL, encoded by the coding sequence ATGACGCGGCTTGCCGTTTTCGATTGCGACGGCACGCTCGTCGACGGGCAGGCTGATGTCTGCCAGGCGATGGGCGAGGCCTTTGCCATGGCGGACATGGAAGCGCCCGACATGAACGAGGTCCGCCGGATCGTCGGGTTGAGCCTGCCGGTCGCGATCAGGCGCCTGGTAGCGGATGTCGAAGACCAGGCGGTCTCCGAGCTGGTCGCCAACTACAAGCAGGCCTTCTTTGCCCGGCGCGAGGCAGGACGGCTGAACGAGCCGCTGTATGACGGCATCCTGCCGCTACTCCACCGCCTCCACGACGATGGCTGGCAGCTGGCTGTCGCCACCGGAAAATCGGATCGCGGACTGTTCGCCTGCCTTGAAGGGCATGGCATCAGGGAGATGTTCGTGTCGCTCCAGACCGCCGACCGGCACCCTTCGAAGCCGCACCCGGCGATGCTGGAAGCCGCATTGTTCGAAGCCGGGGCATCCCCGTCGGAGGCCGTCATGATCGGCGATACCACCTTCGACATTCACATGGCCCGCGACGCCAACGTCAAAGCGATCGGCGTTGCCTGGGGCTATCACACGCCCGCTGAACTGACCGAGGCAGGCGCTGCTGCCGTCGCGAAAGACGCGGCCCACCTGGGGGAAATCCTGTGA
- a CDS encoding ATP12 family chaperone protein, producing MRKFYKQADARQVEGGWQVHLDGRGVKTPATRPQIVPTESLALALAEEWNRQGEKIDPKSFLFRDHADFAIDMVAPSRDEVIDKLVSYGETDTLCYRADPEDALYARQQEVWEPLLGHLEVRHGIRFQRVSGIMHKPQPPETLDKLRQHLASLDDFTLGGLTAMASLAASLSIALLAIDEDVNDTASLWRDASLEEEWQADLWGRDSEAEAQRERRWQDFSAAAAFVDLAKPGA from the coding sequence GTGAGGAAGTTCTACAAACAGGCGGATGCCAGGCAGGTCGAAGGCGGCTGGCAGGTCCATCTCGACGGACGCGGGGTAAAGACCCCTGCGACTAGGCCGCAAATCGTCCCGACCGAGTCGCTGGCGCTGGCTCTGGCCGAGGAATGGAACCGGCAGGGCGAAAAAATCGATCCGAAGAGCTTCCTGTTCCGCGACCACGCCGATTTCGCGATCGACATGGTCGCCCCTTCGCGCGACGAAGTGATCGACAAGCTCGTCAGCTATGGCGAGACCGATACGCTTTGCTACCGCGCCGACCCGGAAGACGCACTTTACGCACGCCAGCAGGAGGTGTGGGAGCCGCTGCTCGGCCATCTAGAAGTTCGTCACGGCATCCGGTTCCAGCGCGTCAGCGGCATCATGCACAAGCCGCAGCCGCCGGAAACTCTCGACAAGCTGCGCCAGCATCTCGCCTCGCTTGACGATTTCACCCTTGGCGGATTGACGGCAATGGCATCGCTCGCCGCCTCGCTGAGCATTGCACTGCTCGCTATTGACGAGGATGTGAACGATACAGCCTCGCTCTGGCGCGATGCGAGCCTGGAGGAAGAGTGGCAGGCAGACCTGTGGGGACGCGACAGCGAGGCCGAGGCGCAGCGTGAGAGGCGCTGGCAGGACTTTTCAGCCGCCGCCGCTTTTGTCGATCTGGCTAAACCCGGCGCCTAG